In one window of Chloroflexota bacterium DNA:
- a CDS encoding helix-turn-helix domain-containing protein yields MARMGESLRSAREAKGISLAQAEEATKIRALYLQAIEEENYGNLPPLVFVRGFIRNYATYLGLNPEEVLRLEGAPPPEPETPLVLPTMEEAVLVPPVVSRLLLMLAAVALLALVVGLGGWAIQHGYIMLPGFSPTATPTFLLPTATPSLLMPTHTATLLPTATPTHSPTPEPGVRVDLQIVQRAWLRVLVDGVEVFTGILEAGERRTWTGKERVYVHCGFGMGVVATVNGQPYGPLSSEPAPVRVEWSRVTGPPSLMSTPGPTIVLLQTPSR; encoded by the coding sequence ATGGCGAGAATGGGTGAATCCCTGCGTAGCGCGCGAGAGGCGAAGGGCATTTCACTGGCGCAGGCAGAAGAAGCAACGAAAATACGGGCCCTATACCTTCAGGCTATCGAGGAAGAAAACTACGGGAATTTGCCACCGCTGGTGTTCGTCCGCGGGTTCATTCGCAACTACGCCACCTATCTGGGCCTCAATCCTGAAGAAGTTTTGAGACTTGAGGGTGCCCCACCTCCGGAACCCGAAACCCCGCTTGTTCTCCCAACCATGGAAGAGGCCGTACTGGTACCGCCTGTGGTATCACGCCTCCTTTTGATGTTAGCAGCCGTTGCGCTCCTGGCTCTTGTTGTCGGCCTGGGTGGATGGGCCATCCAGCATGGATATATCATGCTCCCCGGCTTCTCACCGACAGCCACACCTACATTCCTGCTACCTACTGCCACACCCTCGCTACTGATGCCCACCCACACGGCCACATTGCTGCCAACAGCGACACCTACTCACTCCCCTACGCCGGAGCCTGGCGTGCGGGTTGATTTGCAGATCGTCCAGCGAGCCTGGTTACGGGTTTTGGTTGATGGTGTGGAAGTGTTCACTGGCATTCTGGAGGCGGGGGAGCGGCGCACCTGGACCGGGAAGGAACGGGTGTATGTGCATTGCGGCTTTGGCATGGGTGTGGTTGCCACTGTGAATGGTCAGCCTTATGGGCCGCTTTCCTCGGAACCTGCGCCCGTGCGCGTGGAATGGAGCCGGGTGACGGGTCCACCTTCTTTGATGAGCACGCCTGGCCCCACAATCGTGCTGTTGCAAACGCCGTCGCGATAG
- a CDS encoding LCP family protein, whose translation MGKGAAAPSRVPSWQQALLTMLLFAFLAGGLFAGYLFYSTVRDIVAHAQFTLLPNWPHAQLGRNPDDQLPQWEKRERVNILILGIDQRRNDPGPWRTDTMILATVDPASKTAAMLSIPRDLWVTIPGYGENRINTAHFLGQKDNYPGGGPALAKKTVQYTLGVPVHYYVRLNFDGFEKLIDTIGGIDINVERAIHDEQYPDENYGYMTVDIPAGFQHMDGKTALQYARSRHGGSDFERSRRQQQVILAVRDKVLSLNIPLTKIPEVLRLLGSSVQTDLNLDEMYRLAQLLREIDQENIESAFIDQNMTTPTVTPEGWAVLIPQKEKVRELVSRLFSSTAPESVPGQNQLAAEAATIEVQNGTQTAGLAQRTYEYLKQVGYNVVAFSNADRSDYPKTVIVDYTGKHYTVSALAALFAVEPENIRHSPDVPSGVDIRLILGQDYADKVLSAP comes from the coding sequence ATGGGAAAGGGCGCTGCAGCACCATCCAGAGTGCCGAGCTGGCAACAGGCTTTATTGACCATGTTGCTTTTTGCTTTCCTGGCTGGTGGCTTGTTCGCTGGCTACCTCTTCTATAGCACTGTTCGCGATATTGTGGCCCACGCCCAGTTTACCCTGCTCCCCAATTGGCCTCACGCGCAACTTGGCCGAAACCCAGACGACCAGTTGCCCCAGTGGGAGAAGAGAGAGCGCGTCAATATCCTTATTCTGGGCATTGATCAGCGGCGCAATGACCCCGGTCCCTGGCGCACCGATACGATGATCCTGGCCACGGTAGATCCAGCGAGTAAGACCGCCGCCATGCTATCCATACCGCGTGACTTGTGGGTTACCATCCCTGGATATGGTGAGAATCGCATCAACACCGCCCATTTTCTCGGCCAAAAGGACAATTATCCTGGTGGTGGACCAGCCTTGGCGAAAAAGACGGTTCAATACACACTGGGCGTGCCAGTACATTATTATGTGCGCTTGAATTTCGACGGTTTCGAGAAATTAATAGATACCATCGGGGGCATTGACATCAACGTGGAACGTGCCATTCACGATGAGCAATATCCCGATGAGAACTACGGCTATATGACAGTAGACATTCCAGCGGGCTTCCAGCACATGGATGGCAAAACGGCACTCCAGTACGCTCGTTCACGTCACGGGGGCAGCGATTTTGAGCGCTCTCGCCGCCAGCAGCAGGTCATACTTGCCGTTCGTGATAAAGTGCTTAGTCTGAACATTCCTCTTACCAAGATACCCGAGGTCCTCAGATTACTTGGCTCATCGGTGCAAACCGACCTCAATCTGGATGAGATGTACCGGCTGGCACAGTTGCTTCGCGAGATAGATCAGGAGAACATTGAGAGCGCCTTCATTGACCAGAACATGACCACACCTACCGTCACGCCCGAGGGTTGGGCCGTATTGATCCCCCAGAAGGAGAAAGTCAGAGAGTTAGTTTCCCGCCTGTTCAGTTCGACTGCGCCAGAAAGCGTGCCTGGACAGAACCAGTTGGCTGCTGAGGCGGCTACGATCGAGGTCCAAAATGGCACCCAGACGGCTGGCCTGGCCCAGCGTACCTATGAGTATTTGAAACAAGTGGGCTATAACGTCGTGGCTTTCAGCAATGCCGATCGTTCGGACTACCCCAAAACAGTGATCGTTGACTATACCGGCAAGCACTACACTGTTAGCGCATTGGCTGCACTGTTCGCGGTCGAACCCGAAAACATTCGACATTCACCGGATGTACCCAGTGGAGTCGATATCCGCCTCATCTTAGGTCAAGACTACGCCGATAAGGTGCTGAGCGCTCCCTAA
- the amrS gene encoding AmmeMemoRadiSam system radical SAM enzyme has translation MKKEAALYNRLEGNAVQCYLCAHRCHIADGKRGICLVRENQGGTLYSLVYGRAVSQAIDPVEKKPLFHFHPGSLTYSVATVGCNFRCDFCQNWEISQAPREGREFRERETSPEMIVAGARHYNCRSIAYTYTEPTVFFEYTYDTSVLARAAGIANIYVTNGYMTTEMLEAYKPYLDAANVDLKAFRDETYRRVCKAKLQPVLDALKYMKQQGVWVEVTTLLVPDMNDSEAELRELAEFLVKELGPETPWHVSRFHPDYKMLDRSATPLSTLHRARDIGREAGLRYVYEGNVPWAEGENTYCYQCGRLLIRRYGFSVTENVIQDGHCPYCGTMIDGVGL, from the coding sequence ATGAAGAAAGAAGCAGCGCTTTATAACAGACTGGAAGGCAATGCGGTGCAGTGTTATCTATGTGCCCACCGGTGCCACATTGCGGATGGTAAACGTGGCATCTGTCTGGTGCGCGAGAACCAAGGTGGCACGCTGTACTCCCTCGTTTACGGGCGGGCGGTGTCTCAGGCGATTGACCCAGTGGAAAAGAAACCGCTTTTCCACTTCCATCCCGGTTCATTAACTTATTCTGTGGCTACTGTCGGATGTAACTTCCGATGTGATTTCTGCCAGAACTGGGAGATTTCCCAGGCTCCCCGAGAAGGGCGGGAGTTTCGAGAACGGGAAACTTCACCGGAAATGATCGTGGCCGGAGCGCGCCACTACAACTGCCGGAGTATCGCATATACCTACACGGAACCGACGGTCTTTTTTGAATACACTTATGATACATCTGTGCTGGCCCGTGCTGCGGGTATTGCGAACATCTACGTCACCAACGGTTATATGACCACTGAGATGCTTGAAGCATATAAGCCCTATTTGGACGCGGCTAATGTGGACCTCAAGGCTTTCCGCGACGAAACTTACCGCCGCGTCTGTAAAGCCAAGCTCCAGCCGGTTTTAGATGCACTCAAGTACATGAAGCAGCAGGGCGTGTGGGTTGAAGTGACTACTCTGCTCGTACCCGACATGAACGATTCCGAAGCCGAGTTGCGCGAATTGGCTGAGTTCTTAGTCAAAGAGTTGGGGCCCGAGACACCCTGGCACGTCAGCCGCTTTCACCCCGATTACAAAATGCTCGATCGTTCGGCTACGCCTTTATCCACGCTGCATCGAGCACGCGATATCGGGCGAGAAGCGGGGTTACGCTACGTCTATGAGGGTAACGTGCCATGGGCCGAGGGGGAGAACACCTATTGCTATCAGTGTGGCCGGCTCCTTATCCGCCGCTATGGTTTCAGCGTCACCGAGAACGTTATCCAAGACGGCCACTGTCCCTACTGCGGCACTATGATAGATGGCGTGGGATTGTAA